GCTGAATAGTCAAGCCAGTTGTCTGATTTGGACTTTGTGCTGCGGAATTAAAAGTTTCACCTCTGTTCTGGCCTGGGTCCTGAACTCCCTGGTTCTAGAATCAAATGTGAATTCTGGACTCTGAAATTCCAGTTGGCTTTCACAGGCCAGTGGAATGAGAAGCCCCAGATGAGTCCAGAAAAGTGGCTATGGTGTGTTTACCACACATGACTGGTTGCTTCTGTGCCTACATTCACAAGAAAAAGGGATCTTCTCCCTCAAAGCAAGGCCAGGGAGGGTTTTGGCAAGCCCAGGATGGTCTGAGGGTTATGCAAGCCAGTGAAGAAAAAGAGCAATGCATCAGCCCAGTGcttctgaccctcctgccttgtgGCTGTAGGGGCTCAATTTGCTCATAAGAAAAATGGACAATGAAAGCCCCTCACTGAATGGCTGCTTATTCTGCTTTTACTAGGCCACTGTACAATGTCCATCCTGCAGCTCCAGGTACAGACTGTTCTTCAAAAGCCTGGGGGATCTCTGGGTTGACTTCAAGGGCCTAAGAGGGTGCTTTCTATCAGGGACCCCTCTTGCCTACCTCTCTATGCCCACCTGAGAGACTGGCATATCTACTGTATGCCACTCTCACTGCTTGCTCTTCCCAAGTCCATGTNNNNNNNNNNNNNNNNNNNNNNNNNNNNNNNNNNNNNNNNNNNNNNNNNNNNNNNNNNNNNNNNNNNNNNNNNNNNNNNNNNNNNNNNNNNNNNNNNNNNATCTTAAAGACCAAAAATGCCAAAATGCCTTGTTAGAGTGTTAAGGAGTTTTGACATGCAGCGGTTCCACAAATACAGTGGCTTACTGTCCTTATATACTGTCTTACACCAtgttctctccatctctcttggTCACTACTCTCTGCTGTCACTGGTTAATCACTAGGTGCCAAGAGCTTACTGAATAAAAACTTAGCAATTAGAATAAATGGGAAAGACCTTATGAATAGTCCATTTACCCAAGAAATGGCAGGTTTAGTTCCTCTCTTCCAAAAGATAAAGGTATATCACTGGAAATGTACTCTGGCCAGTTCTTCCCGGGTGGCGATGCCCGGAAAGCGATCCTGCTGGAAGGCTCGCAGGAGCAGGGCGGTCTGGGACCGGGTGACGGCGGTCCGCTTTCGCCTGCCTTCTTGCGGGCCGCGTTTGCCCGGCCAGGGCCGAGACTCCCGCCGGTGCTGCCTCAGCTGGCGCGATCTCTCGTTCTGAAACCAAATCTGGACCCTGGGCTCCGGAATGCCGATGGCCCGGGCCAGCTCTTCCCTGGTGGCGATGCCCGGGTACGGGTTCCGCTCAAAGCAGGCTCGCAGGGCCTCCCTTTGGCTCGGGGTCCAAACGAGCCTCCTTCGCCTTCCTCGTCCTCGGGCTTCCGCCGGGAGGGCGCCGTCGGCAGGTGTCGGGAGAGCCATCGCGGGGAGGCCTGGCCGGAATTTCGCGGACCCACGCGGGCAGAGAGAGGCCGGCGGGCTCCCGTGGCCCTGAGTCGGCCTGTGCGCGGCGCGCAGGTCCAGCCAGGAGGCCGGCCCCGACGGCCAGCGGCCCTTATAAAGGCACACAGGCTCCACCCCTTCTGGactgcggggggtgggggggagccCTGGGTCAGCCCGCCCTGGGAAGCCGGAAACCACAGGGCCCAGGGCCCTGTGTCCTCGGTATGGGTGGGGCCGGCCAAGCCCAGGAAGGGGGCAGTGGGTGGGGGGGTAGGGGGTAGggtgcggggggcgggggggacgGGGAGCCGGCTTCGGGGACTGGCGCTCTGAGCCTCTCCAGCGATTCTGCGGGGCCTGGAAGCCGCTCTCGGGGCTCCGCAGGCGTCtccagcagggagaagccagccTGGAACGGGTGGAGTGGGGCGTGAAAATGAACCTGCATGAGAGTCTTGAGACTGCCGGGCCCTCTCTCCTTGAAAGAGGACGTGCCCGCGGGTGTCGCCGTTGCCGTGAGGGTCTCACACACGCAGGCGTGTGGGTCGCGTTCACTTCCGCGCAGAAGAGCAGAGCGACACCCCGGAGAAAAGCTGCATCCCCGGCCTCATGGCCCGACGATGGATTCCTGCATCTTGCAACATGTGCGGAGTCGCCACCGTGGCCGCTCTGGAAGCCGGCGAGGAGAGCGGGGACACGGTGCTGGCGTTCCACGCCTCCCTGGAAGTTTCTGGGTCCCCGCAGGGCTCGGGAATCCAACAGCCAACCTGGTCAGGCTTTCGGGGGCCGGAGAGACGTGAGCAACCGGCCCCCTGGCAGACGGCAGAGCAACGTGGAATCCGAAATCACGCTTCAGTCGTCCTGAGTGTGGCCCCTGTGTGGACGGGGCTGCCCGCCTCGGGCTGCAGTGCAGGGCTCAGCCTGGGGACGGCAGGTCTGTCAAGCATGAGGGTGCAAACCGGACGGCCACCCGAGTCTGGCTCTCTCTCGCCTTGGCAGACATGGCCCGTTCCTCGGGGTATGAATGCCCCGCCGCCCGACGCGGCGGCTGTGGGCCCAGCCCTCTGCCCGCGCTGGGCGCTGGCCTTCTTCCCGGCGTGCGGGGGCGTGGGGGAGGGCCGGTCCTGTTGCTCCTGGAGGCCGAAGACGGCTTTTCCTCTCTGCCGGAGTCCCTCTGTCCCTTGCTCCCTCCCGCCCCCACTCTGTCCTTCCGTCGCTCCGTCTTTCCAGCcgttcctttctccctccctctctccgtccgtccctccctccctctttcccttcctccctccctccctccctcccttccaacGTCCCTCCTCCTCCGTCCATCCCTGTAGGTCTCGCTTTCCCCTTTCCAAAtctgcctgccttccctcccgCCTGGAAGGGTCAGCATCCCCGCTGCGTGTGGGATCTGGGGTGTGCAGGTGGCTGCCAGGTGTTCCATGGTGACAGCGGGGAGGCTGCAGGGGTACGGGTGGGCGAGTGACGGTGGAGCGGAGGCACAGAGGAGGCGAGCCGCTGGAGGGAGAGCAGGCCTGGAGGCTGCCGGGACCCCGTGTTTCGCGGCATGGAGGTCTCCAGCCAGCAGCCCAGCGCAGAACGCTgtggcggcgggggcgggggtcgggagtggtgtgtgtgggtgtgagggtgtgtggttgtgtgggtgtgttggtgcgcgtgtgtgtgtgcgcgccaGCGCGgggttggggagtggggtgggggatcAAGCTGGGGTCGGTGGTGGAAAGGCATGAGAGCTCTGCCGGGCGGCTCCCGGAGCCTAGGCCGCTGCCCGCACACCCGCGCATGCGCAGTAGACGGCCCCCTCCTGGAACCCGGACTGGCTCTGGGATCCCGGGGAGGCTCAGTTCTCCCCGGTGTGGAGTCTCtggccgccgccgctgccgccgacGCCGCCAGACCCAGACCCGGAAGGCAGGAATGCCAGGCTGGTCAGTCCGGACGGAATACAGGCCTCTCCACACCGAGGCAGGTGCTCTCCGCGAAAGGGAGGCAACCGCCCCGCCCCCGATCCCGTCCCCACCCGGCGTCCTAAAGCTCCTCCAGCAGAGCCCGGTATTCCTCCTCGCTGAGGAGTAGCGGTTCCAGCAAAGCGGGCTCTCCCACGTCAGGGAGCTCCGTCGAGGCCTCCGTTTCTAGGATATGGTGCGCCTGTGGTTTGAAATTATGATTGCTAGCATTGCtggttttgaatttttgaattaatgttcatcagtgatattacCTTGTGGTTTACTTTTTCATTGTTCTTGTCTCATTTTGGCATAAGGTAATTCTGcattcatagaatgagtttggaagagtttcctctttttcagttttttggaacACTTTGTAAATAATTAGTAGtaagttcttctttaaatgttttgtagaatttagCAGTATAAGCATCGGGtcgtgaaattttattttcttcttttttcattcttttattt
This genomic interval from Rhinopithecus roxellana isolate Shanxi Qingling chromosome 22, ASM756505v1, whole genome shotgun sequence contains the following:
- the LOC115895675 gene encoding double homeobox protein 4C-like yields the protein MALPTPADGALPAEARGRGRRRRLVWTPSQREALRACFERNPYPGIATREELARAIGIPEPRVQIWFQNERSRQLRQHRRESRPWPGKRGPQEGRRKRTAVTRSQTALLLRAFQQDRFPGIATREELARPTGISESRIHI